The stretch of DNA AATGAAGAATATAGAACTATTCTGCGCCGTCCAATGCCTGGTCGAAATTATTATTTAACTATTAAAGCAAGTTTTTAAAGTGAAAAGATTCATTGCTTTTGTGTTCATGCTATTCCTTTTTCAGTCGTGCATGAAAGACGATTATCCTGTAGGAGAAAATGTTTTTTATGATGATGCTGACGGTGTATTTATAACTAATGAAGGAAACTTTATGTACGGTAATGCGTCGTTATCGTATTACTCACCGGAAAAAAAAACGATTATTAATGATGCCTTTTTTACTGCCAATGGAATTCCATTAGGGGATGTAGCTCAATCAATGGAGATTAGAAATGGGTTGGGGTACGTTGTTGTAAATAATTCAGGAAAGATATATGTGATCGATATAAAAACGTTTAAGCTAGTGGGTAAGATCACTGGCTTAACATCTCCCCGTTACATCTATTTTATGTCTGATGAAAAGGCCTACGTAACCGATTTGTATGCCAAAGCAATTACCATCATAAACCCTAAAACCTACACTGTAACAGGTAAAATTGATGTAAATAATAACTATTCACAATTTTATCAGCATCCTACTGAACAAATGGTGATCTATAATAATTGGTTATTCGTGAGTTGTTGGTCATATGATGACAAAGTATTAGTAATAGATACCAATACAGATAAGGTGGTAAAAGAGATAACAGTAGGGAAACAACCAAACAGCATTGTGATAGATAAGAACAATAAGGTTTGGGTGATTTGTGACGGAGGATATAAGGGAAGTCCATACGGATACGAAAACCCTTCATTAATTAAAATCGATGCTAAAACATTTTCTATCGAAAAAGTGTTTGACATGGAGAAAGGTGAAAACCAACCTTCAAAACTTACGATTAACGGCCATCGGGACACTATTTATTATTTAAATAATGGTGTATGGCAAATGCCAGTTAACGCTCAACAGCTTTCGGCAAATCCATTGATTCCTGAAAAGAATCCAGGAAAAAAAGATAAATTATTTTATGGTTTAGGGATTAATCCGAAAACCTCAGAAGTATACATAACAGACGCCATTGATTATTTGCAAAATGGGATTCTATATAGGTATTTGCCTTCAGGTAAACCTGTTGATTCTTGCAAAGTAGGAATTATTCCAGGCAGTTTTTGCTTTAAAGATAACGACTAGCTAGATTCGTTCTCGTATTGACTAGGTCTGTGTTTTTTGATGAACATAGACCTTTTTTGTACCATTAGATTTTATTAAATAAAATAACTACCCAACTATGAATGCAATTCTTCAGCATGACCTTCAATCCATTGATCAAATTCTTGATCAAATCAAGCAGTATGGCCTTGATTTCCTTGCTAATATTGATAAAATTCCTACAGGACAACAAACGACTATCGTAAATGAAAATCAATTGCCAGCGAATGGAGGAGGAACTTTAGCTGCTTTAAATCTTTTTAAATTAGAATTCCAAAAACTAATGGTTGCATCAGCAGGACCTCGATATTGGGGTTTTGTTACAGGGGGCACTACACCTGCAGCTATTGCTGGTGACTGGCTAACTGCTGTCTTTGATCAAAATACGCAAAACATAACTGGTGCAGGCGATCTGTCAGCGGTTGTTGAATTAGAAACCATTCGACTAATGCTTCAACTATTTGAACTTCCTCAAGATTTTCATGGAGGTTTTGTTTCTGGAGCGACTATGTCGAATTTCACTTGTTTGGGAGTGGCCCGACAATGGGCGGGAAAAAAAGCAGGAAAAGATATTGCGCGTGAAGGAATGATTAATGATATAGTCGTGTTATCAGCAGTACCGCACTCATCAGTATTAAAGTCGCTTTCAATGTTGGGTTTCGGTAGTAGTAATATTGTAAAAGTTAAAACAATTGAAGGAAGAGAAGCGGTGGATATAGATGATTTGAAGGAAAAACTGGAGAAATATAAGAATCGTTCAATCATTGTTAGCTGCAGTGGTGGCACAGTTAATTCAGTAGATTTTGATGACTTTGTTCAAATTGCTGAACTGAAAAAGCAATATGAATTCTGGATGCATATTGACGCTGCATTTGGAGGTTTTGCGGCTTGTGCACCAAGTCATCAACACTTATTGAAAGGGTGGGATAAGGCTGATAGCATAACTGTCGATTGCCATAAATGGATGAACGTTCCATATGATAGTGCCGTTTTCTTTGTTAAAAAGGAACATAACAGGCTTCAAGTTGAAACTTTTCAAAATTCGAATGCTCCCTATTTGGGTAATCCGGAAGACAATTTTTCTTATTTGAATTTCTTGCCGGAAAATTCACGTCGTTTTAGGGCATTACCGGCTTGGTTCAGTTTGATTGCTTACGGGCGCGAAGGTTTTAAGTCTATTGTGGCAAACAACATTAACAATGCCATGGAGTTTGGAAAATGGATGGAAACTGCTGCAACATTCGAACTACTCGCACCTGTTTACCTTAATACAGTATGTTTCAAGTTGAAGGAAAATAATGTGTTGTTGCCTGAATTCTTGAATGAACTGAATAGCCGCGGAAAAGTTTTTATGACACCTTCTATTCTTAAAGGAGAAAACTGTATTCGGGCAGCATTTGTAAACTGGAGGACCTCATCACTTGATTTGCAAATAGCACAACAAGAATTAATAACTGTTTTTCAACAATTGTCAACAAAAGTTTAGCAGATATAACTCATTTTCAAAAATAAAATATGTAAATTATATTAATAAATTTGCTGATAGAGAGATAGTTCTAAATTTATGCTCATCTTCTTAGAACCACCTCTTTGTAATTAAGAGTTCTGTAGAAATCTACAGTTAATTTAAAATCTATTTTATCTTATGAAAATGTCTAACAGATTAGCTGCTGAATTTATTGGCACATTTTGGTTGGTATTAGGAGGTTGCGGAAGCGCTGTAATCTCCGCGGCATTTCCCAATGTAGGTATTGGGTTATTAGGGGTTGCTTTTGCGTTTGGTTTAACAGTGTTAACAATTGCCTATTCGCTCGGCCATATTTCCGGTGCACATTTAAATCCTGCGGTATCCTTCGGATTATGGGCAGGAGGCCGGTTAGAGACCTCCGCATTAATTCCTTATGTAATTGCACAGGTTTTAGGTGGAATTGTTGCTTCAGGAGTACTGTTCCTAATTGCAAGCGGAACAGCTGGATTTAGTTTAAGCGATGGATTTGCATCAAATGGTTATGGAGATTACTCTCCTGGCCACTATGGCGTAAATGCTGCTTTTATTTGTGAATTGGTCATGACCTTCATGTTTTTAATCGTAATTATGGGTGCAACGGATGAAAGAGCGCCAAAGGGTTTTGCCGGAATTGCTATTGGGTTAGCATTAACGCTTATTCACCTTATCAGTATTCCTGTAACCAATACATCTGTTAATCCTGCTCGTAGTACCGGACCCGCCATATTTGTGGGTGGTTATGCTCTTGCTCAACTATGGTTGTTTTGGGTAGCACCAATCGCGGGAGCGGTAATAGCTGGTTTCTTCTATAAAACGTTCTTTGGTAAGAAAGATTAATCTTGTATTCCAACTAAAAGATTTTGAATGCCCCGCATGGGGCATTTTCTTTTTAAGAATTGACATAAAAATTACATATTAGCCTATAACTTTTTGTTATTGATAATAATCTATTTTGATTATAATTTATGCGTATGAAAAATGATATTTAGTGTAATTTATTAATAGTTAGAATAATAGAAAATGGTGAAGAGTTGGATGAATTTTCTGAAAAGAAAACTTACACTACTTATTGTATAGACTTTTTCTAAATAATTATTCAACCCAAGAAATAATTTAGTTTCTTTGTAATTAAGGCCAAATGCAAACACTGAATGATCATTGCTATTAGTTTACTTCTTTTTATTGTTCTGTACACACTAGCTGCTGTTTGGGCTGAACGTAAAGTTTCAGCATTTATTCAGGATCGTTTGGGGCCGATGGAAACGGGTAAGTTTGGTTTGTTACAAACATTTGCTGATATCTTAAAGTTATTACAGAAAGAGTTTATTACTCCAACAGCTGCTGATAAGTGGCTTTTTATAGTTGCTCCTGTACTTATTTTTGTGTCTGTTTATATGGGTTTTGCGGCAATTCCGATTGCTCCTGAACTTATCGGTACAGATTCAAATCTTGGGATTTTTTACATACTTGCTATTATTTCCATTGAAGTAGTGGGTTTCTTAATGGTAGGATGGGGCTCTAATAATAAATATGCCTTATATGGAGCTACTCGTTCAGTTGCCCAGATAGTGTCTTACGAAATTCCAGCCGGAATTGCAGTCATATCTGCTGTGATGTTAACTCAAAGTTTAAGTTTACATACAATCACAGTTAACCAAGGAATATTATCTACTGAAACCATTAAGTTTTTAGGTTTCTGGAAGGTAAACGAAATAGGGGGGATTTTGGCATGGAACATATTTCAGGCACCTCATATGCTGATCGCATTTGTGATCTATTTTACTGCGGCTTTGGCAGAATCCAATAGAACACCGTTCGATATTCCGGAAGCAGAATCTGAGTTGGTTGCGGGTTTTCACATTGAATATTCAGGCATCCGTTTCGCTTTAGTTTTTCTTGCAGAATACGGAATGATGCTTCTGGTTTCAATGATTGCTGTTGTTTTATTCTTAGGAGGGTGGAATACAATATTACCAAATATCGGTCCTGTAAAATTAGCTACCTGGACAACCGGAACTATATGGGGCATTTTTTGGATGTTGGGTAAATCATTAATATTGGTTTTGATTCAAATGTGGATCAGATGGACTTTACCTCGTTTCCGTGTAGACCAGTTAATGTCATTTTGTTGGAAAGTATTAACTCCGGCAGCCTTTGCCTGCTTGTTTATTTCAGGTATCTGGAGATTAATGGTAATGTAACTCCAATAATTAAGGAGAACGGTTTAATCAGATAATAAATCGGTGTTAATCATCAATTTTGATCTGTGTAATCACAAACAATGAAAAAAAGTAAGTTAAATATAATAGAAGGTTTCACCACAGCGATAAAAGGGTTAACAATTACGCTAAGGCATATTATTGCTGCGCGAAAAAAACGTAAACCTACCGGTATTGCTAATGATAACTATTTCCAGCCTGAAGCAGGAGTGGTTACAATCCAGTATCCGCATCAACAGATTCCTGTGCCGGAAGTGGGGCGTTATCAGTTGCATGTTGAAATTGATGATTGTGTAGTATGTGATCTCTGCGCAAAGATTTGTCCGGTTGATTGTATTACCATCGAATCGATAAAGGCTGTAGAAGATATTGGTAAAACATCTGATGGAACTACCAAACGTTTACACGCTCCAAAATTCTTTATTGATCATGCAAAATGCATGTATTGTGGTTTATGTACAACCGTTTGTCCGACAGAATGCATCACTATGACCAGCGAGTACGATGTAAGTGTGTTGGATATCAAAGAAATGGATCGTAAATTTTCGGTAATGACAGAGAAAGAAGCCGAAGAAAAACGTGAAATGTTAGAGAAATTTAACCAGGAGCGAGCTGCCGCAAAAGCTGCCGCATCCAAAAAAGAATAAAATAAATTGTTAAAGGTAATTTTTTACATTCTTGCTTTCCTTACAGTTGCAGCAGCAATTTATACGGTAACCTGTCGTAATCTTGCCCGTGCTGTTTTTGTGTTTTTTGCCACTTTGTTTTGCCTTGCCGGAATATATGTTTTTGCATTTGCAGATTTTGTGGCCATTACACAAATAATGGTATATGTGGGTGGAATTGTGGTATTGATGCTTTTTGGAATAATGCTTTCCAACAGAAGCATGTTTTCCATACTTACCGAACAAAAAAATGAAACTCACCTGTTTCCGGTAAGTGTTTTAAGTGGAACATTATTAGCACTTGTTGTATTAGGCGGCTTACTTACGCTAATTTGGATGGGAAATATCGGACAACTTAGTTGGATGAAAAACAATGTTGACTCGGCTCATGCTTATTCGGGAACTGAAAACTCAGCAAATGTGTTAGGTGTAAGCTTTATGACTACCTATTTGCTGCCATTAGAAACTATCTCTGTTTATTTATTAGCGGTATTGGTTGGAGCGGCTTATTTGGCAAGGAGAAAAAGTAGAATGTAATAATTGATTTAGGATCGAGAGAAATAATATGACATCTCATATCTCAAATCTAAAATCTAATTGAAATGTTAAACGGAATTCCTTTAGAACATTTTTTGATCATAAGTGCAATATTGTTTAGTGCCGGTATTTTTGCTGTATTAACCCGCAGAAATGCCATTATGATATTAATCGGTATAGAATTGATGTTAAATGCAGCAATTCTTAATTTGATTGCGTTTGGAGCATTTGATAAAACGAAAAATGGTGGTCAGTCTTTTGCAATATTTGCTATTGTATTAGCAGCCGCCGGAGTAGCGGTGTCTCTAGCTATTATTTTAAACGTTTATCGCCATTTCAAGACAATAGATCCTTCCAAGATCGATGAAATGAAGTATTAAGCTGCAAAGGCGGTGAGACGCAAAGAGTAAATAGAATGGTCTAATAATAGATTTATTAACATAATAGAGTGACAATAATTGAACAAGTAAATTCAGTAACGGGTGCCGCTGTAATGGCGTTAATTTTGCCATTATTGTCGTTTTTAATTATTGGTTTTTGGGGAAAGAAACTTCCGCGAAAAGGCGATTGGGTGGCGGTTTCTTTTACTTTCATTAGTTTTTTACTTTCTGTTTATTGTTTCATCAATACCTGGAATAAGCAACCGCATCATTTTTCAACCGAATGGTTAAATACCGGAATTATTAACATAGGCGTAGGTATTTCTTTGGATAATCTGGCTGTGCTAATGTTGGTATTAGTTACTTTAATAACCACATTGGTAATGGTTTATTCCATCGAGTATATGAAGGGCGAAAAATATTATCATCGCTATTTTTCTCATTTAAGTCTTTTTCTGTTTTCCATGCTGGGCGTTGTGCTTGCCGACTCACTTTTCCTTGTTTATATTTTTTGGGAATTGGTTGGTTTTGCGTCGTATTTATTGATCGGTTTCTGGTTTGAAAAAGATACGGCCACAGCCGCAAATAAGAAAGCTTTTATAGTAAACCGGGTTGGAGATATTGCTTTTCTGATCGGGATATTAATCCTGTTAACTCAATTCGGGACACTTGATTTTAATGCCCTATTTGGAATTGATGGTAAAACGGGTTTGGTTCAACAAGGTGTTGTTGAAAAAGGTTACTGGAAATTTATCAATAGTTTCGGGAAAGAAGTTGTATTGAATCAAACAATGCTTACCGTAGCGGGCTTGTGTATTTTTGGCGGAGCAGTTGCTAAGTCGGCACAATTTCCTTTACATGTTTGGTTACCAGATGCAATGGAAGGCCCTACATCGGTTTCCTCATTAATTCACGCGGCAACAATGGTTGCGGCGGGAGTTTATTTAACAGCACGTGTATTTCCTCTTTTCAGTCCAGATGCGTTAACAGTAATAACGTATGTGGGTTCATTCACTGCGTTCATGGCAGCCACAATTGCCATCACACAAAATGATCTTAAACGAGTATTAGCCTATTCAACCATCTCGCAATTAGGCTTTATGATTGCGGCTTTGGGGGTAGGAGCATGGTCAGTGGCTTTATTCCATTTAGTTACGCATGCATTTTTTAAATGTTTGTTATTCCTGGGAGCAGGTTCAGTGATCCACCAGTTACATCATGTGCAACATGAACAACATTTAGACTTCGATACTCAAGATATGCGCTTAATGGGAGGCTTAAGAAAGCAGATGCCAATAACCCATGCTGTATTACTGATCGCATCATTGTCCTTAGCCGGATTACCATTTTTCTCCGGTTATCTTTCAAAAGACTTAATCCTGGTAAATGCATGGTCGTGGGCTGATAGTTACGGAGGCTTGTCAATAATAGTTCCTGTACTCTTATCGATTGCCGCTATGTGTACGGCTTTCTATATATTCAGATTAATATTTAAAGTTTTCTGGGGCCAAAACAGGTTAGAGAAATTATACCCACAGAACAATGTAAAGGTACATGAGTCTAATAAACTGATGACAGTTCCGATGCTCATTTTGGCGGCATTTACATTGTTTTTCTTTTTCTCTATAAACCCGGTACATGGCTTGGATGCCTGGATTCTTTCAGGGCTAAAAACTCCCGTGAATTCATTTTCAATACCATTGCAACTTTCACATTTGGCAGAGCAAATAGTACCAGTTTCAACAGTTGTTATAGCATTGATAATGATCTTGTTGGCACGAATAGCCTATATTCAGGGTAAATTAACCTTTTTGCAAGAATCAAATTTCTTATTCAAATTTTCATTTAATGCATGGTATTTCGATCAGCTGTATTCGGCCGTGATTGTAAAACCAATACTTGCATTCGGTACCTTCATCAAGTGGTTTGATCGAGTTGTGGTTGATGGTATTGTAAATGGAGCAGCTAGTTTAGTACAAGGCTTTTCGGCAGTTGTCGATTGGATTGACCGTTATATTGTTGATGGTTCTGTAAATGGAATAGCATTTTTAAGTGGCCGTATTGGAGAATTCTTCAGGGGCTTTCAAACAGGGCGTATACAGCAATATATGGCTCTGAGTGTTTTTGGTTTAATTTTGATTATTGTTCTAAGTTATTTTTTCTGATAGATGACGCTTAGTATACTCATATTTCTTCCTCTTGTTTTTCTGATTCTGATAGCTGTTTTGCCAGAATCAATGAAGCATACGTTTAAATACATCACACTTGGTGTATCAATTGTTCAAATGATTATCGCAGGGTTCCTGTATATGCATTTTGATCATCGGTCAGCCGGTGTTTTCGATGAAAAAACTTTTCAGTTTGTAGAGAAGCATTCATGGATTAACCTTGATCTTGGGACGCTAGGTAAATTGCAAATTCAATATTTTTTAGGCATTGATGGAATCAGTATCGGGTTATTGATTCTCTCCGCCTTTGTAATGGCTATTGCAGCTTTGGCTTCATGGGAAATTAAAACCAATTTGAAAGGCTATTTCTGTTTGTTCTTATTGCTGAATACGGCCATTATGGGTGTTTTTTGTGCGTTGGATTTCTTTCTATTTTATATTTTTTATGAATTGATGTTGTTGCCGTTGTATTTCCTTATTGGAATTTGGGGTGGGGCAAGAAGAGAATATGCATCAATTAAATTCTTCCTTTACACGTTATTCGGTTCGGTATTTATGCTGATTGTAATAATTGGGTTGTATTTTTCTGTAAAAGATCCGGTAACGGGTGCTCATACATTTGATATGCTTTCCATGATGAATCCAGCTAATTATGTTCCGGGTTCAATATTCGATCTTCATACAACAATTAAAGTATTTGGCATTTCACCGCGTTTGATTGCTTTCGCGGTATTATTTATTGCGTTTGCCATCAAAGTTCCGATTGTACCGTTG from Solitalea canadensis DSM 3403 encodes:
- a CDS encoding pyridoxal phosphate-dependent decarboxylase family protein, translated to MNAILQHDLQSIDQILDQIKQYGLDFLANIDKIPTGQQTTIVNENQLPANGGGTLAALNLFKLEFQKLMVASAGPRYWGFVTGGTTPAAIAGDWLTAVFDQNTQNITGAGDLSAVVELETIRLMLQLFELPQDFHGGFVSGATMSNFTCLGVARQWAGKKAGKDIAREGMINDIVVLSAVPHSSVLKSLSMLGFGSSNIVKVKTIEGREAVDIDDLKEKLEKYKNRSIIVSCSGGTVNSVDFDDFVQIAELKKQYEFWMHIDAAFGGFAACAPSHQHLLKGWDKADSITVDCHKWMNVPYDSAVFFVKKEHNRLQVETFQNSNAPYLGNPEDNFSYLNFLPENSRRFRALPAWFSLIAYGREGFKSIVANNINNAMEFGKWMETAATFELLAPVYLNTVCFKLKENNVLLPEFLNELNSRGKVFMTPSILKGENCIRAAFVNWRTSSLDLQIAQQELITVFQQLSTKV
- a CDS encoding DUF5074 domain-containing protein, with protein sequence MKRFIAFVFMLFLFQSCMKDDYPVGENVFYDDADGVFITNEGNFMYGNASLSYYSPEKKTIINDAFFTANGIPLGDVAQSMEIRNGLGYVVVNNSGKIYVIDIKTFKLVGKITGLTSPRYIYFMSDEKAYVTDLYAKAITIINPKTYTVTGKIDVNNNYSQFYQHPTEQMVIYNNWLFVSCWSYDDKVLVIDTNTDKVVKEITVGKQPNSIVIDKNNKVWVICDGGYKGSPYGYENPSLIKIDAKTFSIEKVFDMEKGENQPSKLTINGHRDTIYYLNNGVWQMPVNAQQLSANPLIPEKNPGKKDKLFYGLGINPKTSEVYITDAIDYLQNGILYRYLPSGKPVDSCKVGIIPGSFCFKDND
- the nuoK gene encoding NADH-quinone oxidoreductase subunit NuoK, yielding MLNGIPLEHFLIISAILFSAGIFAVLTRRNAIMILIGIELMLNAAILNLIAFGAFDKTKNGGQSFAIFAIVLAAAGVAVSLAIILNVYRHFKTIDPSKIDEMKY
- a CDS encoding 4Fe-4S binding protein, with amino-acid sequence MKKSKLNIIEGFTTAIKGLTITLRHIIAARKKRKPTGIANDNYFQPEAGVVTIQYPHQQIPVPEVGRYQLHVEIDDCVVCDLCAKICPVDCITIESIKAVEDIGKTSDGTTKRLHAPKFFIDHAKCMYCGLCTTVCPTECITMTSEYDVSVLDIKEMDRKFSVMTEKEAEEKREMLEKFNQERAAAKAAASKKE
- the aqpZ gene encoding aquaporin Z, with amino-acid sequence MSNRLAAEFIGTFWLVLGGCGSAVISAAFPNVGIGLLGVAFAFGLTVLTIAYSLGHISGAHLNPAVSFGLWAGGRLETSALIPYVIAQVLGGIVASGVLFLIASGTAGFSLSDGFASNGYGDYSPGHYGVNAAFICELVMTFMFLIVIMGATDERAPKGFAGIAIGLALTLIHLISIPVTNTSVNPARSTGPAIFVGGYALAQLWLFWVAPIAGAVIAGFFYKTFFGKKD
- the nuoL gene encoding NADH-quinone oxidoreductase subunit L; protein product: MTIIEQVNSVTGAAVMALILPLLSFLIIGFWGKKLPRKGDWVAVSFTFISFLLSVYCFINTWNKQPHHFSTEWLNTGIINIGVGISLDNLAVLMLVLVTLITTLVMVYSIEYMKGEKYYHRYFSHLSLFLFSMLGVVLADSLFLVYIFWELVGFASYLLIGFWFEKDTATAANKKAFIVNRVGDIAFLIGILILLTQFGTLDFNALFGIDGKTGLVQQGVVEKGYWKFINSFGKEVVLNQTMLTVAGLCIFGGAVAKSAQFPLHVWLPDAMEGPTSVSSLIHAATMVAAGVYLTARVFPLFSPDALTVITYVGSFTAFMAATIAITQNDLKRVLAYSTISQLGFMIAALGVGAWSVALFHLVTHAFFKCLLFLGAGSVIHQLHHVQHEQHLDFDTQDMRLMGGLRKQMPITHAVLLIASLSLAGLPFFSGYLSKDLILVNAWSWADSYGGLSIIVPVLLSIAAMCTAFYIFRLIFKVFWGQNRLEKLYPQNNVKVHESNKLMTVPMLILAAFTLFFFFSINPVHGLDAWILSGLKTPVNSFSIPLQLSHLAEQIVPVSTVVIALIMILLARIAYIQGKLTFLQESNFLFKFSFNAWYFDQLYSAVIVKPILAFGTFIKWFDRVVVDGIVNGAASLVQGFSAVVDWIDRYIVDGSVNGIAFLSGRIGEFFRGFQTGRIQQYMALSVFGLILIIVLSYFF
- a CDS encoding NADH-quinone oxidoreductase subunit J family protein yields the protein MLKVIFYILAFLTVAAAIYTVTCRNLARAVFVFFATLFCLAGIYVFAFADFVAITQIMVYVGGIVVLMLFGIMLSNRSMFSILTEQKNETHLFPVSVLSGTLLALVVLGGLLTLIWMGNIGQLSWMKNNVDSAHAYSGTENSANVLGVSFMTTYLLPLETISVYLLAVLVGAAYLARRKSRM
- a CDS encoding complex I subunit 1/NuoH family protein: MIIAISLLLFIVLYTLAAVWAERKVSAFIQDRLGPMETGKFGLLQTFADILKLLQKEFITPTAADKWLFIVAPVLIFVSVYMGFAAIPIAPELIGTDSNLGIFYILAIISIEVVGFLMVGWGSNNKYALYGATRSVAQIVSYEIPAGIAVISAVMLTQSLSLHTITVNQGILSTETIKFLGFWKVNEIGGILAWNIFQAPHMLIAFVIYFTAALAESNRTPFDIPEAESELVAGFHIEYSGIRFALVFLAEYGMMLLVSMIAVVLFLGGWNTILPNIGPVKLATWTTGTIWGIFWMLGKSLILVLIQMWIRWTLPRFRVDQLMSFCWKVLTPAAFACLFISGIWRLMVM